CGCACTCCATCTCGCGCAGGATGGGCACGAGTGGCATCTCGACCTCGTTGAACAGCTTCCAGAGCCCCTGCTCCTTAAGCTCGTTTTCAAAGATGTGCGCCAGCCGCAGCGTCATGTCGGCGTCGGCGCAGGCGTAGCTGACTGCGTCGGTTATGGCAACATTGTCGAAAGTCTGCTGTTTGGCTCCTTTACCGATGAGGTTCGTTATCGGCGTCATCTCTATGCCGAGCCGGTTGAAGGCCAGCGCCTTGAGCCCAAGCGATTTCTCGCCCAGCAGATAGGCTGCGATCATAGTGTCGAAGGACAGGTTGTCGATTTCGATTCCATTTTCGATGAGCACGGTCGAGTCGTATTTTCCGTTGTGCGTGACCTTGGCCTTCTTCGTGTCGGCTAATATCGGTTCCAGTCGATCGCGTACTTTATCGAGGGGAAGCTGCGTTCCTTCGCGGTGTCCAACCGGTATATAAAATGCTTTCCCTTCCTCGATGCAGAAGGACAGGCCGACAATGTTTGCGGACAGCGCGTTCAGGCTGTCGGTTTCCAGGTCCACGGCGAAGGTTTCGGCCTTGCTTAGCACTGAAAAAAGTCTATCCAGGGTGTCCTCGGTATCGACGACGCAGTAGTCGGAGTCGACCGTGCATACCTCGGGCCGCTGCTCCTGTTTGCTCGTCCCGACCTCGTCCAGCCTGGGCATGAGCTTGGTGAATTCCAGGTCGCGGAAAAGATCGATCAGCCTGGCGCGGTCGAAGTCGCTCCTGGCGCAGGCATCAAGGTCGAGCTTGACCGGCGCGTCGGTGACTATCGTTGCCAGCCGCTTGCTGCGGTGCGCGTCCTGCTCGCCGTCGGCTAGTGCTTTCTTAGCTTTGGCAGTATCAACCTCGTCCAAATGCTCGTATATGCCTTCGACGGACTTGTATTGCTGCAGAAGCTTGGTCGCCGTCTTCTCGCCGATGCCGTGCACCCCTGCGATGTTGTCGGAAGGGTCTCCCTTGAGACCTTTAAAATCGGCTATCTGCGCCGGGGATAGGCCGTAGCGCTCAATTACCTTCTCCTCATCGTATAGTATGGTGTCGCTGAAAGGCTTGCCCGGTCTGGGCGTGAGCACCTTCACCTGCGGTGAGACGAGCTGCAGCGTGTCCATGTCCCCGGTGACGATTATCGTATCGATGCCTGCATCGGTTGCCTGGCGCGCCAGCGTGCCAAGTATGTCGTCGGCCTCGTATCCCTCCAGCTCGATGCTGGGGATGTTGAACGCGTCGACGAGCTGGTGCACCCGCTTGAACTGGCTCTTCAGCTCCTCAGGCGCGGGCGGGCGGTGCGCTTTGTATTCGGCGAACTCTTTGTGCCGGAACGTCGGGGCTGGGTAGTCGAAGGCCACGGCGCAGCAGGCCGGCTTCAGCTCGCCCAGCACCTTGAGCACCATGTTGGCGAAGCCGTAGACGGCGCCCGTGGACTCGCCCGTCTTCCGCACCGATAGCGGCGGCAGGGCATGGAAGGCGCGGTGGATCAGGGCGTTGCCGTCGAAGAGAACGAGGAGCTTTTTCTGTTCCGACATAGTGGAAACATTATAAGGCGGGGGGATGGGGATGGCAATCAATCGTTAATACGGAATCACTTTTCAGTGCTGTTGAAGGTGTTACTCACCTTCAACAAGTCTAATGGCTGCCGTAACGGTGAAGAACAAAGCGCTGGACAAAAGGGTCGTATCTGGTAGGGGCATCCTTCCATATGCCTTAATGTCATGGAAGGACTGTGCCCCTACGTTTTTTCATACATCGGTCATCGTGTAGAGACGCAATCCTTCTAATACGGGAAGGACGTCTCTATGTCTGTCAACCGGCACAGAGATGTAGGGGCGAATAATTATTCGCCCACAGTTCAGCAGCCGTAGGGTGGGTTTGGCTAACCCACCGTCTTTGTGGTCATGGGCTGGTGGGTTTCGCAAAGCTCTACCCACCCTACATCTACATCGATAAATGGGGATTTTCTATGCAGAAAACCATTGACATCACATGATTTATCCCCTATAATTTAGACCTCAGAAGAGCAATTTCCCCGATCCCCCGTTGCTTCTTCGCATTGTTAAGACCACGAGAAGGTAGTTCTTCTCATTCATATATGTCGTTACACCTACCATCTCGCCGAAAGGAATCGAACTGATGACGAAGTATATCTTTGTGACCGGCGGCGTAGTAAGCTCAGTAGGAAAAGGTACCGCCGTCGCCTCCATCGGCAGAATCCTGAAAAGTCGCAACATCTCAGTATCGGTTCAAAAACTAGACCCTTACCTGAACGCCGAGCCCGGACTGATCTCCCCCTATCAGCACGGCGAAGTGTATCTCACCCACGACGGCGCGGAGACGGACCTGGACCTGGGCCACTACGAGAGGTTCATCGATACGGACTTGAACGCCTCGTCCAGCGTTTCGGCGGGACAGATATACGGCGAACTCATCACCAAGGAACGGCGCGGCGAGTTCAACGGCGGCACCATTCAGGTTATACCGAACCTTACCAATGAAATAAAGAGCCGTTCCCGCAAGGTAGCCCAGGAGAGCGGCGCGGATGTGGTTATTGTAGAAGTGGGCGGCACTGTGGGCGACATCGAGGGGCTTCCCTTCCTGGAGGCCATACGCCAGATGAGGAGCGAGGTCGGCAGGAAGAACGTGCTGTACGTGCACCTCACGCTCCTGCCTTATCTCCAGTCGACCCTGGAGCTCAAGACCAAGCCGACACAGCACAGCGTCAACGAGCTCAGGCGCATCGGTATACAGCCGGACGTCATCATTTTGCGCAGCGACCTGCCCATCACCGAGGATATCAGGGATAAGATCGCGCTGTTCTGCGACGTTGACCGGAAGGCCGTAATGCCCCTGCCGACGCTCCCCGTGATCTACGAAACTCCTCTCGTACTGGAGGAAGCCGGCCTGGGAGAGTTTATTGTCGAAAAGTTCGAGCTGCCGAAGAACCACGTAGATTTCAGCGAATGGAGAGACCTGGTGGAGCGGATGAAAGCTCCCAAGGAATCGGTGAACATAGCGCTGGTGGGGCAGTACGTTGAGTTGAGGGATGCGTACCTGTCGGTCAAGGAGGCGCTGCGCCACGCCGCGGTTTTTAACGACAGGGATATCAACATACAGTGGATACAGGCGGAGACGCTGGAGAAGGATGGGGACGGGCTGCTGCACTCCGCGCAGGGCATCATCGTTCCCGGAGGAGCGGGTATCCGCGGGGTGGAGGGTCTGATAATCGCGGCGCGCTACGCCAGGGAGCACAACATACCTTATCTGGGCTCGTCGCTGGGAATGCATGCCATGATCATCGAATTCGCCAGGCACGTGCTCGGCTCTCACACGCCGAACTCCACGGAGTTCGACCCGGGCACGGCTCACCCGGTCATCGACAAGATGCAGGAACGTCGCGACGAAGCGGCCTGTTCACATGCTATCAGGCTGGGCGCGTTTCCATTAAATATACTGCCCGGAACTAAGGCGGCTGCAATATATAATCAGGATTCCGTGCAGGAGCGGTTCCGCCAGAATTTTGAGTTTAACACCAATTTCCGCGATAACCTGGAAAGCGCGGGCATGGTCTTCAGCGGACTGTCGCCGGACGGACGTCAGGTGGAGATATGCGAACTTAAAGAACATAGCTTCATGATAGGTTGCCAGTACCATCCGGAATTCGTGTCGCGCCCCACCCGCCCGCACCCGCTGTTCCGTGAATTCATAGCGGCGGCCAAGGGCGTTCTGCTCGAAGGGTCGCAGCCTGCCTTGCCAATATAGAAAGCAATAATAGAAAGTATTGTATAGGCAACTCCGTAGTGGCGATTCGTGAATCGCCCTCTCCTGAATCAAGAGCAGGGCGGGTTTGAAGCCCGCCGTTGTGGAACCTTAACGGCAGCCTCCTTAACATTATTAATAAAGATTGGCGACGGCAAAGCGTCTCTAGTGCTGTGGTTCTAGGAGTGTCCCGTAGAGGCGGGTTTGAAACCCGCCCCTACACGATGACCGAAATATTGGACATAAAGGGGATTAAATACCGCGAGATTGCCACGTCGTTCTTCCTAGGAAGGACTCGCAATGACAGCAGCGAGAGACAGGGGAGTCCAGAGGGAGCGCCCTCTGACGGGGTTTTAGGGGTGTCCCCTATCTTTAATTAAATTCCCCCAAGAGTGGGGGATACAGGGGGTTGATTAGCCCCAATCGAAAATTTCAATAATCAATCGGAGACAACGGAATGCAGTTATTTCTTGACACGGCAAATATAGACCAGATACGGCAGGCCGCCAGGATGGGTCTCATCAGCGGCGTTACCACCAACCCCAGCCTGGTTGCCAAGGAAGGCTCGTCGAATCTTAAAGAGAGGATACTTGAGATATGCTCTCTCGTGGACGGCTCCATCTCGGTGGAGGTATTAAGCCTGGACACGGAGGGCATGATAAAGGAGGCCAGAGAGGTCGCCGCGTGGCACAGGAACGTGACGGTTAAGATGCCGGTATCGGAGGCGGGGTACGAGGCCATCAGCATCCTGTCGAAGGAGGATATCAAAACGAACCTCACGCTGTGTTTCTCCCCCGCCCAGACGCTGCTCGGCGCCCGCGCCGGCGCCACCTACGTCAGCCCGTTCGTGGGAAGGCTGGATGACATAGGACATCGCGGAATGGACGTAGTCGCCGAGACCGTGGAGATATTCCAAAAACACAATCTGCCGACACAGGTGATAGCCGCCAGCATAAGACACCCGCTGCACGTTATCGAAGCGGCCAAGTGCGGCTCGCACATAGCTACCGTGCCTTACGATATATTAATGAAGATGATGAAGCACCCCCTCACCGACATCGGGATCGCACGCTTTATCGAAGACTGGAAGAAGGTGAAACCATGACAATGAATACCGCGAACTCAATGAATACAATGAATACAATGAACACAGCCAACGCCCTGAATATCAGCGAGCTTGAATCCAAGACGCGCGAAGACCTGCTGGAGATGGCCAAGACCATCGGGCTGACCGGATACACCCAGCTGAAGAAACAGGACCTGGTGCTCAGGCTGCTGCAGGCCAGCGCCGAGCTTCAGGGCAACATCTTCGGGGGCGGCGTACTTGAGACCATGGACGAGGGCTACGGTTTTCTGCATCAGGAGAAGCTCAAGCCCGGCCCCAACGACGTCTACGTTTCGCAATCGCAGATACGCCGCTTCAGCCTGAGGACCGGCGATATGATAACGGGTCAGGTGCGCCTGCCCAAGAACGGCGAGAAATATCACAGCCTGCTGCGCATCGAGGCTGTGAACGGCGTCGATCCCGAGATGGCCAAGGGGCGTCCCTTCTTCAACCAGCTCACGCCGATATTCCCCAACAAACTGATAAACCTGGAGACGACCCAGGGCAACCTGGCCACGCGGCTGATGAACATGATAGCCCCCATCGGGCGCGGGCAGCGCGGCCTGATAGTCTCCCCTCCCAAGGCTGGCAAGACCATGCTGCTCAAGCAGATAGCCAACGGCGTCTCTACCAACTATAGCGATATCCATATCATGGTGTGTCTCATCGGCGAGCGTCCGGAGGAGGTCACGGACATGGAGCGCTCGGTGAAGGGCGAGGTCATCAGCTCCACGTTCGACGAGCCGGTGGAGAGCCACACCAAGGTGGCCGAGCTGGCGCTGGAGCGCGCCAAGCGGCTGGCCGAGAACGGCAAGGACGTTCTCATACTTCTCGACGGCATCACAAGGCTGACGCGCGCCTACAACCTGGCGCTTCCGCCCAGCGGACGCACGCTCTCCGGCGGCATTGACTCCGTATCGCTGTACCCGCCCAAGCGCTTCTTCGGCGCCGCGCGCAACATAGAGCAGGGCGGCTCGCTGACCAT
This is a stretch of genomic DNA from Dehalococcoidia bacterium. It encodes these proteins:
- the polA gene encoding DNA polymerase I, which translates into the protein MSEQKKLLVLFDGNALIHRAFHALPPLSVRKTGESTGAVYGFANMVLKVLGELKPACCAVAFDYPAPTFRHKEFAEYKAHRPPAPEELKSQFKRVHQLVDAFNIPSIELEGYEADDILGTLARQATDAGIDTIIVTGDMDTLQLVSPQVKVLTPRPGKPFSDTILYDEEKVIERYGLSPAQIADFKGLKGDPSDNIAGVHGIGEKTATKLLQQYKSVEGIYEHLDEVDTAKAKKALADGEQDAHRSKRLATIVTDAPVKLDLDACARSDFDRARLIDLFRDLEFTKLMPRLDEVGTSKQEQRPEVCTVDSDYCVVDTEDTLDRLFSVLSKAETFAVDLETDSLNALSANIVGLSFCIEEGKAFYIPVGHREGTQLPLDKVRDRLEPILADTKKAKVTHNGKYDSTVLIENGIEIDNLSFDTMIAAYLLGEKSLGLKALAFNRLGIEMTPITNLIGKGAKQQTFDNVAITDAVSYACADADMTLRLAHIFENELKEQGLWKLFNEVEMPLVPILREMECAGIALDTDSLGAMSRSLGERMGAIEAEIYQLAGQQFNINSPQQMGMVLFEKLGLPSGRKTKSGYSTDASILEGLRGVHPVVDLVLEYRQLSKLKSTYVDALPALINPKTGRVHTSFNQAATTTGRLSSSDPNLQNIPVKGELGLQVRKAFIAGEGNLLLSGDYSQIDLRALAHLSQDPQLIEAFRNGEDIHRATAAKIFNLSPDDVNSDMRRVAKTVNFGVIYGMSDYGLEQATSLSRAEASQFIKTYFDKYKGVAEYLEATKQQARQHGYVETLLGRRRYIPDINNSNGMIRMAAERMAINMPIQGTAADITKLAMIMVQKEMDDRGLGPNGSGCRMLLQVHDELVFEVPADALDEMKHLVLEIMPKALKLDVPLVADVKVGANWGEMK
- a CDS encoding CTP synthase, giving the protein MTKYIFVTGGVVSSVGKGTAVASIGRILKSRNISVSVQKLDPYLNAEPGLISPYQHGEVYLTHDGAETDLDLGHYERFIDTDLNASSSVSAGQIYGELITKERRGEFNGGTIQVIPNLTNEIKSRSRKVAQESGADVVIVEVGGTVGDIEGLPFLEAIRQMRSEVGRKNVLYVHLTLLPYLQSTLELKTKPTQHSVNELRRIGIQPDVIILRSDLPITEDIRDKIALFCDVDRKAVMPLPTLPVIYETPLVLEEAGLGEFIVEKFELPKNHVDFSEWRDLVERMKAPKESVNIALVGQYVELRDAYLSVKEALRHAAVFNDRDINIQWIQAETLEKDGDGLLHSAQGIIVPGGAGIRGVEGLIIAARYAREHNIPYLGSSLGMHAMIIEFARHVLGSHTPNSTEFDPGTAHPVIDKMQERRDEAACSHAIRLGAFPLNILPGTKAAAIYNQDSVQERFRQNFEFNTNFRDNLESAGMVFSGLSPDGRQVEICELKEHSFMIGCQYHPEFVSRPTRPHPLFREFIAAAKGVLLEGSQPALPI
- the fsa gene encoding fructose-6-phosphate aldolase; translated protein: MQLFLDTANIDQIRQAARMGLISGVTTNPSLVAKEGSSNLKERILEICSLVDGSISVEVLSLDTEGMIKEAREVAAWHRNVTVKMPVSEAGYEAISILSKEDIKTNLTLCFSPAQTLLGARAGATYVSPFVGRLDDIGHRGMDVVAETVEIFQKHNLPTQVIAASIRHPLHVIEAAKCGSHIATVPYDILMKMMKHPLTDIGIARFIEDWKKVKP
- the rho gene encoding transcription termination factor Rho, with protein sequence MNTANSMNTMNTMNTANALNISELESKTREDLLEMAKTIGLTGYTQLKKQDLVLRLLQASAELQGNIFGGGVLETMDEGYGFLHQEKLKPGPNDVYVSQSQIRRFSLRTGDMITGQVRLPKNGEKYHSLLRIEAVNGVDPEMAKGRPFFNQLTPIFPNKLINLETTQGNLATRLMNMIAPIGRGQRGLIVSPPKAGKTMLLKQIANGVSTNYSDIHIMVCLIGERPEEVTDMERSVKGEVISSTFDEPVESHTKVAELALERAKRLAENGKDVLILLDGITRLTRAYNLALPPSGRTLSGGIDSVSLYPPKRFFGAARNIEQGGSLTIIATCLVDTGSRMDDVIYEEFKGTGNMELHLDRKLAERRIFPSMDLLRSGTRREELLHDEVTLQKIWLMRRVANLVAANSQSPTEAAERILERLAKTASNKEFLATLTKEM